The following proteins are encoded in a genomic region of Corylus avellana chromosome ca4, CavTom2PMs-1.0:
- the LOC132179660 gene encoding uncharacterized protein LOC132179660, translated as MEGLIPMVYKAIKKTRFRRQYSHLSSEAAQTYNIADFYTTDQSHLYKMSSSTEKIGGLHIESNGHRRHKSAGAFSVGFSPAEDTRMEFARPPPNPKQLVRFRSHRLFSCVSGA; from the coding sequence ATGGAGGGTCTCATCCCCATGGTCTACAAGGCAATCAAGAAAACTAGATTTCGCCGGCAATACAGCCACCTCTCCTCCGAGGCAGCTCAAACCTACAATATAGCCGACTTCTACACCACTGACCAGAGCCACCTGTACAAGATGTCTTCATCAACCGAAAAGATTGGTGGCTTGCATATCGAGAGCAACGGTCACCGGCGACACAAGTCCGCCGGAGCCTTTTCTGTCGGGTTCTCGCCGGCTGAAGATACGAGAATGGAATTTGCACGCCCTCCTCCCAACCCCAAGCAACTTGTGCGGTTTAGGAGCCATAGACTCTTCTCATGTGTTTCTGGTGCCTAG
- the LOC132178804 gene encoding uncharacterized protein LOC132178804: MNRSFSSKIPTKPSPALAPAKIEGSNKRKKKQSSPRNPLQDLNAFSSSINSNSSEASSLSIEAPGGCLRFFRSHHSCSSSSSSSSNYNSKTPIQRPKTLSKIPKSAPNARVSKISKSKPSKESKLSKSTIKENPDGPISQKAHKLKKNPPCLYQWQSGKKPSSRTAEKLETSSVLKKSGDSVNKLANGSEKEGLVRVVGDVGEATELKPRGADATCTPLSKTASGLGLDCEVGKVVEENSNKSNSKTPPVQASVSPEIQCGTSVVSNTITPACYGAGHMISGVSDKRKCRPRGVLTVGENDFVFGKVKPFDSFDDDEGNVIGIGNDSIVIPEPAEASMHWLLSPCDEEGEERKENSENGSCRFRRLGGSATILHSPSSPSSGHGFSSDICNNRNTTTTTSSSRRRTSLISANGLPELEGLAIMSSPHARPSWEAVILKEGGANSYDLEGENSPFSMDSFNSGNVMRTPQSDSSSGRLVGLSWLNEDIYKKQHFESELNSVAEVLQMTGLSPNNHVSIGDPVDSSFHFDCLATSSHSVDLTQFQKVLDEQASWLSNSTSDNVSQSQMRISWREGLISQIYEMDEFDCCRCLSDEEEDARGCRDERLKSHRSPEPIVDVTSDQMLTSNSRSIEFVDNEPRIDRKGKEQFPSQIICSCAESISTDGGGLVASRDSDWPQCYENRLFEV, translated from the coding sequence ATGAACCGGTCGTTCTCGTCTAAGATCCCGACGAAACCCTCTCCGGCACTCGCACCGGCGAAGATCGAAGGGAGCaataagaggaagaagaagcagagTTCCCCTCGAAACCCATTGCAGGATCTCAATGCCTTTTCCAGCAGCATCAATAGCAATAGCAGTGAGGCTTCTTCTCTGTCAATTGAAGCTCCCGGAGGTTGCCTCAGGTTTTTTCGCTCGCACCATTCttgttcatcttcttcttcgtcttcttctaaTTATAATTCGAAAACCCCTATTCAGAGACCCAAAACCCTCTCCAAGATCCCCAAATCTGCCCCTAATGCAAGGGTTTCAAAGATATCCAAATCTAAGCCCTCAAAGGAGAGCAAGCTGtcaaaatcaactattaaaGAAAACCCAGATGGACCCATATCACAGAAAGCTCATAAGCTCAAGAAAAACCCACCTTGCCTGTACCAGTGGCAATCTGGGAAAAAACCCAGTTCAAGAACTGCGGAAAAATTGGAAACTTCTTCCGTTCTGAAAAAAAGTGGCGATTCTGTGAATAAGCTGGCTAATGGGTCTGAAAAAGAAGGTCTCGTGAGGGTGGTTGGTGATGTAGGTGAGGCCACTGAGCTCAAACCACGGGGTGCTGATGCAACTTGTACTCCTTTGAGTAAGACAGCAAGTGGTTTAGGTTTGGATTGTGAAGTTGGTAAGGTTGTGGAGGAGAACTCAAACAAGAGCAATAGTAAGACACCTCCTGTTCAGGCCTCTGTGTCGCCTGAGATACAATGTGGAACATCCGTGGTGTCGAACACAATAACGCCTGCTTGTTATGGTGCTGGCCACATGATTTCTGGGGTCAGTGACAAGAGGAAGTGTAGGCCTAGAGGGGTTCTAACTGTAGGAGAAAATGATTTCGTCTTTGGTAAAGTTAAGCCTTTTGATAgttttgatgatgatgaaggAAATGTTATAGGGATTGGTAATGATTCAATTGTGATCCCTGAACCTGCTGAGGCTTCAATGCATTGGCTTTTATCTCCATGTGATGAAGAGGGTGAGGAACGGAAGGAGAATTCTGAAAATGGGTCATGTAGATTTCGGAGATTAGGAGGGTCTGCCACCATACTCCATTCTCCTTCCTCACCTTCATCTGGTCATGGGTTTTCTTCAGATATATGTAACAATCGTAATACAACAACCACTACTAGTAGTAGTAGAAGAAgaacttctttaatttctgcGAATGGACTTCCTGAATTGGAAGGATTAGCCATTATGTCTTCCCCCCATGCAAGACCTAGTTGGGAGGCTGTCATATTAAAAGAAGGTGGAGCAAACAGTTATGATCTTGAAGGTGAGAATTCTCCATTCTCCATGGACTCTTTCAATAGTGGAAATGTCATGCGAACTCCACAATCAGACTCAAGCTCAGGTAGACTTGTTGGCCTATCATGGTTAAATGAAGACATTTACAAGAAACAGCACTTTGAATCTGAACTCAATTCAGTGGCTGAAGTTCTTCAAATGACAGGCTTATCTCCCAACAACCATGTATCCATTGGAGATCCTGTTGATTCAAGCTTCCACTTTGATTGTCTAGCTACCTCTTCCCACTCCGTTGATCTGACCCAATTTCAGAAAGTTTTGGATGAACAGGCTTCTTGGCTTTCTAATTCTACTTCAGATAACGTCTCACAATCACAGATGAGAATATCATGGAGGGAAGGATTAATAAGCCAGATATATGAGATGGATGAATTCGATTGTTGCAGATGCTTGTCAGATGAAGAGGAAGATGCCAGAGGCTGCAGGGATGAACGGTTAAAATCCCACCGGAGTCCTGAGCCCATTGTTGATGTAACAAGTGATCAAATGTTAACAAGCAACTCCAggtctattgaatttgtagataATGAACCAAGAATTGACAGGAAAGGTAAAGAACAGTTTCCTTCTCAGATAATATGTTCCTGTGCAGAATCCATAAGCACTGATGGAGGTGGCCTTGTTGCTTCAAGGGATTCGGATTGGCCTCAATGCTATGAGAACCGCTTGTTTGAagtataa